A window of Corallococcus macrosporus DSM 14697 contains these coding sequences:
- a CDS encoding HupE/UreJ family protein, translated as MTWVSPRAVLACLLLAAGAAAAHDADILYIEAHRDSPDAPEVRQVLTLTPETLGRLLAPPVEAASLLTREALHARRDAIAAGVWDAMPLSSGGQPCARTAHGVAPRRAYVALSATFQCPPGRLRQRFSVLARLPPAYRVILGSVTEGEVPGAVFAEASRQELDVPEGGRRTPLSSRFAGWVGLGMRHIFEGVDHLAFLLAVLLVGGGLKRVLLLVTSFTVAHSLTLGAAALGWVVLEGAAARWVEAAIATSIIYVAVENLLRREHRHRVLVTFLFGLIHGFGFAGVLAGYGLGESVVTALLGFNVGVELGQALVVAALLPILRMVQRRPALHTRAVRALSIGILAAGGYWMVERALG; from the coding sequence ATGACGTGGGTCTCCCCCCGCGCCGTGCTCGCGTGCCTGCTGCTGGCCGCGGGCGCCGCCGCCGCGCACGACGCCGACATCCTTTATATTGAGGCGCACCGCGACTCGCCCGACGCGCCTGAGGTCCGTCAGGTCCTGACCCTGACGCCGGAGACGCTGGGCCGGCTCCTGGCTCCCCCAGTGGAGGCGGCGTCCCTGCTCACGCGGGAGGCGCTGCACGCGCGGCGTGACGCCATCGCGGCGGGCGTCTGGGACGCGATGCCGCTCTCCTCTGGAGGCCAGCCCTGCGCGCGCACGGCGCACGGCGTGGCGCCGAGGCGCGCCTACGTGGCGCTGTCCGCCACCTTCCAGTGTCCGCCGGGGAGGCTGCGTCAGCGCTTCTCCGTGCTGGCGCGGCTGCCACCGGCGTACCGGGTGATCCTGGGCAGCGTGACGGAAGGGGAGGTGCCCGGGGCCGTGTTCGCGGAGGCCTCCCGCCAGGAGCTGGACGTCCCGGAGGGGGGACGGCGCACGCCGCTGTCGAGCCGCTTCGCCGGCTGGGTGGGGCTGGGGATGCGCCACATCTTCGAGGGCGTGGATCACCTGGCCTTCCTGCTGGCGGTGCTGCTGGTGGGGGGCGGGCTGAAGCGGGTGCTGCTGCTGGTGACGTCGTTCACGGTGGCGCACTCGCTGACGCTGGGGGCCGCCGCGCTGGGGTGGGTGGTGCTGGAAGGCGCAGCTGCCCGGTGGGTGGAGGCCGCCATCGCCACCTCCATCATCTATGTGGCGGTGGAGAACCTGCTGCGGCGCGAGCACCGGCACCGGGTGCTCGTCACCTTCCTCTTCGGGCTGATCCACGGCTTCGGCTTCGCGGGCGTGCTGGCCGGCTACGGCCTGGGCGAGTCCGTGGTGACGGCGCTGCTGGGCTTCAACGTCGGCGTGGAGCTGGGGCAGGCGCTGGTGGTGGCGGCGCTGCTGCCCATCCTCCGGATGGTCCAGCGGCGTCCGGCGCTGCACACGAGGGCCGTGCGGGCACTGTCCATCGGAATCCTCGCGGCTGGTGGATACTGGATGGTTGAGCGCGCCCTCGGTTGA
- a CDS encoding transglutaminase TgpA family protein: protein MRKGTRLRLVLRDLGSGFAFASMAVSGQLPVWALALYGVALVAALAGRRPFSNRVKLTALLLLAVALTLGTNVLAGSLNLVVAACTFAGLISAQRLLSTPDAATDGQVHLSGLLMVAGGAALSGELVYGLFLIVFGVLASSALALGVVEAAVPDGEPVPVRAVTGPLATGVGFAVLGAVAFFILFPRLNWNMIGPSAAPGLGVATAGFSDTVRLGGAGTIKDNPRIVLRATLSPDPEREALDAYWVGRTYDVFDGQEWSNARTANGDAEFMKTLRPGRENLVHQRVELMPAYGARTLVALETPSRLGNAVANTQLGPRRTRIVELGGGEVRFRDKGISYSYEAYSLPPDASGDDLRELPPEEQDALLTLPEGLDIRVAQTAARVLNGERDPLVAAQKLSAWLQREYSYTLELSGDVPDPVADFLFQRKQGHCEHFATALTLMLRTQGMRARLATGFFGGERVTGGYVVRAGDAHAWTHVLVPGRGFVTVDATPPAHRASQSARLLEQLINFYEVLESQWRDVILDYNFRDQLTVIRSLTQPRDVPRPDAPPSRAPPPRAWGAALLAAVAAYAAWRLLAQSLSRERPLAATRFVDAVEALLASARITRDEGETLEALDARLASQRHPLSPALAPITRRYLEARFGGRPLQQGEAARLLADLKRAVLTESRRVANQGTRPPQARAS, encoded by the coding sequence ATGAGGAAGGGCACGCGGCTGCGGCTGGTGCTGCGGGACCTGGGCTCCGGGTTCGCCTTCGCCTCCATGGCGGTGTCCGGCCAGCTCCCCGTCTGGGCCCTGGCGCTCTACGGCGTGGCGCTGGTGGCCGCGCTGGCGGGGCGGCGGCCCTTCTCCAACCGGGTGAAGCTCACGGCGCTGCTGCTGCTGGCCGTGGCGCTGACGCTGGGGACGAACGTGCTGGCGGGCTCGCTCAACCTGGTGGTGGCGGCCTGTACCTTCGCGGGCCTCATCTCCGCGCAGCGCCTGCTGTCCACGCCGGACGCAGCCACCGACGGGCAGGTCCACCTGTCTGGCCTGCTGATGGTGGCGGGCGGCGCGGCGCTCTCCGGTGAGCTCGTCTACGGCCTGTTCCTGATTGTCTTCGGCGTGCTGGCCAGCAGCGCCCTGGCGCTGGGCGTGGTGGAGGCCGCCGTCCCGGACGGAGAGCCGGTGCCGGTGCGCGCGGTGACGGGCCCGCTGGCCACGGGCGTGGGCTTCGCCGTGCTGGGCGCGGTGGCCTTCTTCATCCTCTTCCCACGCCTCAACTGGAACATGATTGGCCCCAGCGCCGCGCCCGGGTTGGGCGTGGCCACCGCGGGGTTCTCCGACACGGTGCGCCTGGGCGGCGCGGGCACCATCAAGGACAACCCCCGCATCGTGCTGCGCGCCACCCTGTCTCCGGACCCGGAGCGGGAGGCGCTCGACGCGTACTGGGTGGGCCGCACCTACGACGTGTTCGACGGCCAGGAGTGGTCCAACGCGCGCACCGCGAATGGCGACGCCGAGTTCATGAAGACGCTGCGGCCGGGCCGGGAGAACCTGGTCCACCAGCGCGTGGAGCTGATGCCGGCCTACGGCGCGCGCACGCTGGTGGCGCTGGAGACCCCCTCCCGGCTGGGCAACGCGGTGGCCAACACCCAGCTTGGCCCGCGGCGCACCCGCATCGTGGAGCTGGGCGGCGGCGAGGTGCGCTTCCGCGACAAGGGCATCTCCTATTCCTACGAGGCCTACAGCCTCCCGCCGGACGCCAGCGGGGATGACCTGCGAGAGTTGCCCCCGGAGGAGCAGGACGCCCTGCTGACGCTGCCGGAGGGGTTGGACATCCGCGTCGCCCAGACGGCCGCGCGGGTGCTCAACGGCGAGCGCGACCCGCTGGTGGCCGCGCAGAAGCTGTCCGCGTGGCTGCAGCGCGAGTACAGCTACACGCTGGAGCTGAGCGGGGACGTGCCGGATCCGGTGGCCGACTTCCTCTTCCAGCGCAAGCAGGGCCACTGCGAGCACTTCGCCACCGCGCTCACGCTGATGCTGCGCACCCAGGGCATGCGCGCGCGGCTGGCCACCGGCTTCTTCGGCGGCGAGCGCGTCACGGGCGGCTACGTGGTCCGCGCCGGAGACGCGCACGCCTGGACGCACGTGCTGGTGCCGGGCCGCGGCTTCGTCACCGTGGACGCGACGCCCCCCGCCCACCGCGCCAGCCAGTCCGCGCGGCTGCTGGAGCAGCTCATCAACTTCTACGAGGTCCTGGAGTCGCAGTGGCGCGACGTCATCCTCGACTACAACTTCCGCGATCAGCTCACCGTCATCCGCTCCCTCACGCAGCCGCGGGACGTCCCCAGGCCGGACGCGCCGCCCAGCCGCGCGCCGCCGCCCCGGGCCTGGGGGGCCGCGCTCCTGGCCGCCGTGGCCGCCTATGCCGCCTGGCGCCTGCTGGCGCAGTCCCTGTCCCGCGAGCGCCCCCTGGCGGCCACGCGCTTCGTGGACGCCGTGGAGGCCCTGCTCGCCTCCGCTCGAATCACCCGCGATGAAGGCGAGACGCTGGAGGCGCTGGATGCCCGGCTCGCCAGCCAGCGGCATCCCCTCTCGCCTGCCCTGGCCCCCATCACCCGCCGGTATCTGGAGGCCCGCTTCGGCGGCCGGCCGCTCCAGCAGGGCGAGGCCGCGCGCCTGCTGGCGGACCTGAAGCGCGCCGTGCTCACCGAGTCCCGGCGCGTCGCCAACCAGGGCACCCGCCCGCCCCAGGCGCGCGCTTCCTGA
- a CDS encoding lytic transglycosylase domain-containing protein — MRGWTVAVATAAWLVGTGTGAVAFPVQVPDGAQGEGPELTELRAKLAERDAELKATLARLELYEDEAHYAKAEVLGITEMVKASRLPERQQRRLAVAIVREAERNNIDPLLVVAVIRCESSFNNYAVSHVGAMGLMQVMPATGTWLADKAGMRLGRSSNLFDSETNVELGTAYLADLIQRFGTVEKALVAYNAGPGLARRILAKKEARTKFMAGYPAKVVKEFRKLKAEQEKQLTLRETQKAHGQKS, encoded by the coding sequence ATGAGGGGCTGGACGGTGGCGGTGGCGACGGCGGCTTGGTTGGTGGGCACGGGGACGGGGGCGGTCGCGTTTCCGGTGCAGGTGCCGGACGGCGCCCAGGGCGAGGGCCCTGAGTTGACGGAGCTGCGCGCGAAGCTGGCCGAGCGCGACGCGGAGCTGAAGGCGACCCTGGCGAGGCTCGAGCTCTACGAGGACGAGGCCCACTACGCCAAGGCCGAGGTCCTGGGCATCACGGAGATGGTGAAGGCCTCGCGCCTCCCCGAGCGGCAGCAGCGCCGGCTGGCGGTGGCCATCGTCCGCGAGGCGGAGCGCAACAACATCGACCCGCTGCTGGTGGTGGCCGTCATCCGCTGCGAGAGCTCCTTCAACAACTACGCGGTGTCCCACGTCGGGGCCATGGGCCTGATGCAGGTGATGCCGGCCACCGGCACCTGGCTGGCGGACAAGGCCGGCATGCGCCTGGGCCGCAGCAGCAACCTCTTCGACTCGGAGACCAACGTGGAGCTGGGGACCGCGTACCTGGCGGACCTCATCCAGCGCTTCGGCACGGTGGAGAAGGCCCTGGTCGCCTACAACGCCGGCCCCGGACTGGCCCGCCGCATCCTGGCCAAGAAGGAGGCGCGCACGAAGTTCATGGCCGGCTACCCCGCCAAGGTCGTGAAGGAGTTCCGCAAGCTGAAGGCTGAACAGGAGAAGCAGCTCACACTCCGGGAGACCCAGAAGGCACACGGCCAGAAGAGCTGA
- a CDS encoding AAA family ATPase: protein MNQPARALSPVPSPANARSAMERIATQLGRAVQGKSSQLQLVVTSLVAGGHVLLEDVPGVGKTTLAEALARACGLSFARVQFTADLMPADVLGAQVFHAQTATFQFRPGPLFRQLVLADELNRAPPRTQSALLEAMAQGQVSLDGATHALPMPFTVVATQNPVDFSGTYPLPDSQLDRFMVRMSLGHPTPDVEAGLLVTRDGTPPLDAVETVSGPEELASLRAFAAALRLDASVADYVVRLATATRSHGDLERGASTRAVLALGAAARASALWDARDFVTPGDVRAVLVSCWAHRVLLRSAVQGVSARDEAAHLLEEIARKVPAPR, encoded by the coding sequence ATGAACCAGCCCGCCCGCGCCCTCTCCCCGGTGCCTTCCCCCGCCAACGCGCGCTCGGCGATGGAGCGCATCGCCACCCAGCTTGGCCGCGCCGTTCAAGGCAAGTCCTCCCAGCTCCAGCTCGTGGTGACGTCCCTGGTGGCTGGCGGCCACGTGCTGCTGGAGGACGTGCCGGGCGTGGGCAAGACGACGCTCGCCGAGGCGCTGGCCAGGGCCTGCGGCCTGAGCTTCGCCCGCGTCCAGTTCACCGCGGACCTGATGCCCGCGGACGTGCTGGGCGCCCAGGTCTTCCACGCGCAGACCGCCACCTTCCAGTTCCGTCCCGGTCCCCTCTTCCGGCAGCTCGTGCTGGCGGACGAGCTGAACCGCGCCCCGCCGCGCACCCAGTCCGCGCTGCTGGAGGCCATGGCCCAGGGGCAGGTGTCGCTCGACGGCGCCACCCACGCGCTGCCCATGCCCTTCACCGTGGTGGCCACGCAGAACCCGGTGGACTTCTCCGGCACCTACCCGCTGCCGGACTCGCAGCTCGACCGCTTCATGGTGCGCATGTCCCTGGGCCACCCGACGCCGGACGTGGAGGCCGGGCTGCTCGTCACCCGTGACGGCACCCCGCCGCTGGACGCGGTGGAGACGGTGTCCGGCCCCGAGGAGCTGGCGTCGCTGCGCGCCTTCGCCGCCGCCCTGCGGCTGGACGCGTCGGTGGCGGACTACGTGGTGCGGCTGGCCACGGCCACGCGCTCGCATGGGGACCTGGAGCGCGGCGCCTCCACCCGCGCGGTGCTCGCGCTGGGCGCGGCGGCCCGGGCCAGCGCGCTGTGGGACGCGCGCGACTTCGTCACCCCGGGTGACGTCCGGGCGGTGCTGGTGTCCTGCTGGGCCCACCGCGTCCTCCTGCGCAGCGCCGTGCAGGGCGTGTCCGCGCGCGACGAGGCGGCGCACCTGCTGGAGGAGATTGCCCGAAAGGTCCCGGCGCCCCGGTGA
- a CDS encoding DUF58 domain-containing protein: MKPRLPPWWARVRSRLRPPRTLKVTRIGRTYLVVTFGVGLGALNTGNNLLYLLLGLLLSMVVVSGVLSERCLRYLSVRRVGADAAFAQEPFAFRWAISRRQGHAFALTLSEADAPLTGAGGVGYLPAGVQHVVRADLTAPQRGPLLLTGVRVTTTWPLGLFAKTRVFPLDTTLLIYPRRTYACQDPGAPEQGPLGDAGNPRRNDGNGDLVGLRELAPGEDARRIHWRKSASAGKLLRVEREHEERRTFVLTVAAGLDAEALERRCEEVAALAHRLIEEGHEVGLDTPEERLRPAAGTAQERRLLRALAWLGHERPRGDEEAA, from the coding sequence GTGAAGCCCCGGCTCCCGCCCTGGTGGGCCCGGGTTCGCTCGCGGCTCCGCCCGCCGCGCACCCTCAAGGTAACGCGCATCGGACGCACCTACCTGGTGGTGACGTTCGGCGTGGGCCTGGGCGCGCTCAACACCGGCAACAACCTCCTCTACCTGCTGCTGGGCCTGCTGCTCAGCATGGTGGTGGTCTCCGGCGTCCTCTCCGAGCGCTGCCTGCGCTACCTGTCGGTGCGGCGCGTGGGCGCGGACGCGGCCTTCGCGCAGGAGCCCTTCGCCTTCCGCTGGGCCATCTCCCGCCGCCAGGGCCACGCCTTCGCGCTCACGCTGTCGGAGGCGGACGCGCCGCTCACCGGCGCGGGCGGCGTGGGCTACCTGCCCGCGGGCGTGCAGCACGTCGTGCGCGCGGACCTCACCGCGCCCCAGCGCGGCCCGCTGCTGCTCACGGGCGTGCGCGTCACCACCACCTGGCCGCTGGGCCTGTTCGCCAAGACGCGCGTCTTTCCGCTGGACACCACGCTGCTCATCTATCCGCGGCGGACCTACGCCTGTCAGGACCCGGGCGCGCCGGAGCAGGGCCCCCTGGGCGACGCAGGCAACCCCCGCCGCAACGACGGCAACGGGGACCTGGTGGGCCTGCGGGAGCTGGCGCCGGGTGAGGACGCGCGCCGCATCCACTGGCGCAAGAGCGCCTCCGCCGGGAAGCTGCTGCGGGTGGAGCGCGAGCACGAGGAGCGGCGCACCTTCGTCCTGACGGTGGCCGCCGGGCTGGACGCGGAGGCGCTGGAGCGCCGCTGCGAGGAGGTGGCCGCCCTGGCCCACCGGCTCATCGAGGAGGGCCACGAGGTGGGCCTGGACACGCCGGAGGAGCGGCTCCGCCCCGCCGCGGGCACGGCGCAGGAGCGGCGCCTGCTGCGCGCGCTGGCGTGGCTGGGACACGAGCGCCCGCGCGGTGACGAGGAGGCGGCATGA
- a CDS encoding lmo0937 family membrane protein, whose protein sequence is MYWTMGVILLVLWCMGLTTGSTEGYWVHLLLLFAMVALLLAVVSHGRRAASA, encoded by the coding sequence GTGTACTGGACGATGGGTGTCATCCTGTTGGTGTTGTGGTGCATGGGGCTGACCACCGGCTCCACCGAGGGCTATTGGGTCCACCTGCTGCTGCTGTTCGCGATGGTGGCCCTCCTCCTGGCGGTGGTGTCACACGGCCGTCGGGCGGCCTCGGCGTGA
- a CDS encoding RNA polymerase factor sigma-32 — protein MQASTEQSSNSGSLAMYLSEINHYSLLKVEEEQELARRFLKGDLAAGHRMVTANLRFVVKVAYEYRSYGIKMSDLIQEGNIGLMKAVQKFDPDKGIRLISYAVWWIRAYIQNYILKSWSLVKLGTTQAQRKLFFSLARTRRELEKFGSGDAAVNVDDIARRLHVKPGEVREMEQRMGGRDLSLDAPMGEDGGNSHVDFVVSAAAPQDDEFADKEEAGLINARVRTALMRLDPRERFIIEQRVMNERPMTLKELGEHFGFSRERARQLEIRAKDKLKSELAALMAEVDPEAAAVQQ, from the coding sequence ATGCAGGCATCCACCGAGCAGTCCTCCAACTCCGGCTCCCTCGCGATGTACCTCTCGGAGATCAACCACTACTCCCTCCTCAAGGTGGAGGAGGAGCAGGAGCTGGCGCGCCGCTTCCTCAAGGGCGACCTGGCGGCCGGCCACCGGATGGTGACGGCCAACCTGCGCTTCGTGGTGAAGGTCGCCTACGAGTACCGCTCCTACGGCATCAAGATGTCCGACCTCATCCAGGAGGGGAATATCGGCCTGATGAAGGCGGTGCAGAAGTTCGACCCCGACAAGGGCATCCGGCTCATCTCCTACGCCGTCTGGTGGATTCGCGCGTACATCCAGAACTACATCCTCAAGAGCTGGTCGCTGGTGAAGTTGGGGACCACGCAGGCGCAGCGGAAGCTGTTCTTCAGCCTGGCCCGCACGCGGCGGGAGCTGGAGAAGTTCGGCAGCGGCGACGCGGCGGTGAATGTGGATGACATCGCCCGGCGGCTCCACGTGAAGCCGGGCGAGGTGCGGGAGATGGAGCAGCGCATGGGCGGGCGGGATTTGTCGCTGGACGCGCCCATGGGTGAGGACGGCGGCAACAGCCACGTGGACTTCGTGGTGAGCGCCGCGGCCCCGCAGGACGACGAGTTCGCCGACAAGGAGGAGGCGGGCCTCATCAACGCCCGCGTCCGCACCGCGCTGATGCGCCTGGACCCGCGCGAGCGCTTCATCATCGAGCAGCGCGTCATGAACGAGCGCCCCATGACGCTCAAGGAGCTGGGCGAGCACTTCGGCTTCTCGCGCGAGCGCGCCCGCCAGTTGGAGATTCGCGCCAAGGACAAGCTCAAGTCCGAGCTGGCCGCGCTCATGGCCGAGGTGGACCCCGAGGCCGCCGCCGTCCAGCAGTGA
- a CDS encoding STAS domain-containing protein has product MAGLQIHREETAGFVTLRLEGTLDGKTAEEVQTSLSTLSGREVVLDFTHLREFKDSAVGVLTRGLVERPVQLRGLATHHERMFRYFGVGTGTSKRPAYYTPEDIFLA; this is encoded by the coding sequence ATGGCGGGGCTACAGATCCACCGTGAAGAGACCGCAGGGTTCGTGACGCTGCGGCTGGAAGGCACGCTGGACGGCAAGACGGCGGAGGAGGTCCAGACCTCGCTCAGCACCCTGAGTGGCCGCGAGGTCGTCCTGGACTTCACCCACCTGCGGGAGTTCAAGGACAGCGCCGTGGGCGTCCTGACGCGGGGACTGGTGGAGCGCCCCGTGCAGCTCCGCGGCCTGGCCACGCACCACGAGCGGATGTTCCGGTACTTCGGTGTGGGAACAGGGACGTCGAAGCGCCCCGCCTACTACACGCCCGAGGACATCTTCCTGGCCTGA